Proteins from one Telopea speciosissima isolate NSW1024214 ecotype Mountain lineage chromosome 1, Tspe_v1, whole genome shotgun sequence genomic window:
- the LOC122672250 gene encoding histone-lysine N-methyltransferase ATXR3-like isoform X3, translating into MGDGGVACVSSQHIMERFPIPDTFCGGSGSFNSKSLQLAESQLQRKHEKKTELEKEGFSLGKVRKSESDKEEISSERGKKGEVEKGEIVSEKLPKEEVEEGEVGSFQERRVDVENGEFVPEKSQRRKFENGESVPDKWRKGGEVEKGEFVPDKWRKGEVERGEFVTGRAWREVEKGEFIPERWRRGEVDKSDLGRGRRGEIEKWRKIEVVKEYGSSKGKKWEVEKDDTAKDRGRKYDRDRDQDRTPPSVKFSDEDTSQRREFSRSGSERRKRFSSSRWDNGHERDSKTSLRTAGEELGSCKHEYSGGKNHGREHPSGTWLKRHCTELEGSSRKYYGEDYPGSKSRRTSDDSNRAGYEKNSSRGLQGSSYRNSSSSRVTSSSRFSSKYYDSPLSSKGVHDRHCRSPARTERSPHDRGRHHHWDRSPTRSERSPHDRNRHHDHRKRSPVQVERSPHDRSRRHDRRDDCRDDRREQTPGYQERSPSDRGRAHDYRESSRKSGGSKRQHSRYANQRNEEKIGQRKSAERDSHKHSSTSQPPNGSTVHCSSSGSVDKNINHQCHNEEETQNVSMKSEEPPPQVNEAPEPEELLSMEEDMDISDTPPHVPVMSDSNMGKWFYIDHFGVEQGPSKLCDLKRLVEEGFMLSDYLIKHSESDRWVAVENAVSPLVPVNFPSVVSDAITQLASPPEASGNLLADVADTGQLVDQGGEELSASSLQPLPHLHEISIPLEPLEDLHIDKRVGALLSGYTVTPGRELETVGDALQMTFEHADWENWGSSEGFTRFQPSTVYSMQQRDDDFDNSLDAMSKEATDTISTDAFASADHIDWFSSRWSCKGGDWKRNDEASLDRSSIKKFILNDGYPLCQMSKSRYEDPRWHRKDELYYPSRSRRLDLPPWAFSLPEENNDCNGISRSGQIKPLVGRVGKGTMLSVVRINACVVKNHGSFISEPRMRIRGSERHSSRSHQFFSGNGDGKNWSTEGASRSRKHSERDLQGLQKSVTPINTPKDHVCTVNELQLHLGDWYYLDGAGHERGPFSFSKLQALVDKGTIPKYTSAFRKDDNVWVPVVTAAQASEAAPVIDSSAARSQVAAQSGDHIASSSFHSLHPQFIGYTCGKLHELVMKLYKSREFAAAINEVLDPWINAKQPKKELDKHPFTSAVTKSSFSQNFMMHKFQKSEDEASLRAGKRARMVVNGSEEDDEVEEDLIKLKYDCSFEDLCGDTIFDGGNDASPKVESEIWGLLNCRILARVFHFLGADLKSLVFSAATCKRWNAAARFYKDICRQIEFSSLGPKCTDSMFLSIMDGYKKEKITSVILVGCINISAGALEDILHLFPCISSVDIRGCSQFRELTKKFQNVKWIKSRLSRDTKNFEETHSKMRSLRQITEKNFLVPKAFKGSSSHLDVSSEPGDSLDQDGSVNRRESVGPSFRQSFYGRKKLRDATKSSSLLSRDAQIRWLLRKKSENGYKRTEEFLALSLRDIMKENTFDFFVPKVAEIENRMKNGYYVGHGLNSVKEDISRMCRDAIKARNRGDAGDMNHIIMLFIRLATSLDENSKSLHEREEIMKTLKDNAPVGFCSAASKYGKKLNKMVNERKLMRNGACYVNGDIGYGECASDREIRRRLSKLNKSDLDSGSETSDDPDQSSEDSSGDGNGSSSDTESDLGFQSEGGIGDLTVDRYLGADEALDSMTDDREWGARMKKASLVPPVTRKYEVIDRYVIVADEDEVQRKMRVSLPEDYPEKLKAQKNSTEESDMEIPEVKDYKPRKRLGNEVLEQEVYGIDPYTHNLILDSMPDDVDWMLLDKHMFVEDVLLRVLNKQVRSFTGTGNTPMKYPLQRVVEEILKTTAQEGGDKRIMRVCQCILKSMENRPEDNYVAYRKGLGVVCNKDEGFSDDDFVVEFLGEVYPAWKWFEKQDGIRSLQKNNKDPAPEFYNIYLERPKGDCDGYDLVVVDAMHKANYASRICHSCRPNCEAKVTAVDGRYQIGIYTVRPISYGEEITFDYNSVTEPSLQGKLFEFDW; encoded by the exons TCATTCCAGAGAGGTGGAGGAGAGGTGAAGTGGACAAGTCAGACTTGGGGAGAGGACGGAGAGGGGAAATTGAGAAATGGCGGAAAATTGAAGTGGTGAAAGAATATGGTTCATCGAAAGGGAaaaaatgggaagtggagaaagACGACACTGCCAAGGACAGGGGAAGGAAGTACGACCGAGACCGAGACCAAGACCGAACTCCTCCTTCTGTGAAGTTCTCTGATGAGGATACTTCTCAAAGAAGAGAATTTAGTAGGAGTGGGAGTGAACGTAGAAAGAGGTTTTCTAGTTCCAGGTGGGATAATGGTCATGAAAGGGACTCAAAGACCAGTTTGAGGACTGCAGGCGAGGAACTAGGTTCATGTAAGCATGAATACAGTGGTGGCAAGAATCATGGAAGAGAGCACCCATCTGGAACATGGCTGAAACGTCATTGTACAGAATTAGAGGGTAGCAGCCGCAAATACTATGGAGAAGATTATCCAGGCTCTAAAAGCAGAAGGACCTCCGATGATAGTAACCGCGCTGGCTATGAGAAGAACAGTTCGCGAGGCTTGCAGGGGAGCTCTTACAgaaattcttcttcatcaagagtgacatcctccagcaGGTTCTCTTCTAAGTATTATGATTCTCCTTTGTCATCTAAAGGAGTGCATGACAGACACTGTCGAAGTCCAGCCCGCACTGAGCGGTCCCCACATGACCGGGGTCGGCACCACCACTGGGACCGAAGTCCAACCCGCTCTGAGCGGTCCCCACATGATCGGAACCGTCACCATGATCACAGGAAACGTAGTCCTGTTCAAGTAGAGCGGTCCCCACATGACCGATCACGACGCCATGACAGGAGGGACGATTGCAGGGATGATCGCAGGGAGCAGACTCCAGGTTACCAGGAGAGGTCACCGTCTGATCGGGGTAGGGCCCATGATTACCGGGAGTCAAGTCGAAAGAGTGGGGGAAGTAAAAGACAGCACAGTCGGTATGCAAACCAGAGGAATGAAGAGAAGATTGGCCAGAGGAAATCAGCTGAAAGGGATTCTCACAAACATTCATCAACCTCTCAACCTCCAAATGGCAGCACTGTACATTGTAGTAGTAGTGGTTCTGTTGATAAAAATATCAATCATCAGTGTCACAATGAAGAAGAGACTCAAAATGTGAGCATGAAATCCGAAGAACCTCCTCCTCAGGTTAATGAAGCTCCTGAACCTGAAGAGCTGCTCTCCATGGAAGAGGACATGGATATCAGTGACACACCACCTCATGTTCCAGTTATGTCAGATTCAAATATGGGAAAATGGTTTTATATCGATCATTTTGGTGTTGAACAAGGCCCTTCGAAATTATGTGACCTTAAGAGGCTAGTGGAGGAAGGGTTTATGCTCTCAGATTATTTGATTAAGCATTCGGAGAGTGACCGATGGGTAGCTGTTGAAAATGCTGTTTCTCCACTGGTGCCTGTGAACTTTCCATCAGTTGTTTCTGATGCCATTACTCAGTTGGCTAGTCCTCCTGAGGCTTCTGGTAATCTATTGGCAGATGTTGCTGATACTGGGCAGTTGGTTGATCAGGGGGGCGAGGAACTGTCTGCCTCTTCCCTGCAGCCACTGCCCCACCTGCATGAAATTTCAATTCCTTTGGAGCCTTTGGAGGATCTTCACATTGATAAAAGGGTCGGAGCATTGTTAAGTGGTTACACTGTTACCCCGGGGAGGGAACTCGAAACTGTTGGGG ATGCTTTACAGATGACGTTTGAGCATGCGGACTGGGAAAATTGGGGTAGCTCTGAAG GATTCACAAGGTTTCAACCTTCCACAGTGTATTCCATGCAACAAAGAGATGACGATTTTGACAATTCTCTTGATGCCATGTCAAAAGAAGCAACAGATACTATATCAACTGATGCCTTTGCCAGTGCTGACCATATTGACTGGTTTTCCAGCCGATGGTCCTGCAAGGGTGGTGATTGGAAGAGGAATGATGAAGCTTCTTTAGATAGGTCATCCATTAAGAAATTTATCCTTAATGATGGTTATCCACTATGCCAGATGTCAAAGTCCCGCTATGAGGACCCTCGGTGGCACAGGAAAGATGAGTTATACTATCCATCCAGGAGCAGAAGGCTTGACTTACCGCCTTGGGCTTTTTCCTTGCCAGAAGAGAATAATGATTGCAATGGTATCAGTAGATCAGGCCAAATCAAGCCACTTGTAGGAAGGGTAGGGAAAGGAACCATGCTATCAGTTGTCAGGATAAATGCTTGTGTAGTAAAAAACCATGGTTCATTTATTTCTGAGCCTCGCATGAGAATTAGAGGAAGCGAGCGGCATTCATCAAGGTCCCATCAGTTTTTCTCTGGAAATGGTGATGGCAAGAACTGGTCAACAGAAGGCGCTTCTCGATCCAGAAAACACAGTGAACGAGATTTACAGGGTTTGCAGAAAAGTGTAACACCCATTAACACCCCAAAAGATCATGTCTGCACGGTTAATGAATTGCAGTTGCATTTGGGTGATTGGTACTACCTTGATGGTGCTGGCCATGAACGTGGGCCATTCTCATTTTCTAAGCTACAAGCTTTGGTTGACAAAGGTACTATTCCAAAGTACACTAGTGCCTTCAGGAAGGACGATAACGTCTGGGTTCCAGTTGTTACTGCTGCACAGGCTTCTGAAGCTGCACCAGTAATCGATTCTTCTGCTGCTCGGTCCCAGGTTGCTGCACAGAGTGGCGATCACATAGCTTCCAGTTCATTTCACAGTTTACATCCTCAATTCATTGGGTATACATGTGGGAAACTGCATGAGCTGGTCATGAAATTGTATAAGAGCCGAGAATTCGCTGCAGCTATAAATGAGGTCTTGGATCCATGGATCAATGCtaagcaaccaaagaaggaaTTAGACAAACACCCTTTTACTTCAGCTGTCACGAAAAGTTCTTTCTCACAAAACTTCATGATGcacaagttccaaaaatcag AAGATGAAGCATCTTTGCGTGCTGGTAAAAGAGCTCGGATGGTGGTCAATGGAAgtgaagaggatgatgaagtGGAAGAAGATCTCATCAAACTTAAGTATGACTGCTCCTTCGAGGATTTATGTGGTGACACTATTTTTGATGGAGGAAATGATGCAAGTCCTAAAGTTGAAAGTGAGATCTGGGGGCTGCTCAATTGTAGGATACTGGCACGAGTTTTCCATTTTCTGGGAGCTGACTTGAAGTCCCTAGTGTTCTCTGCGGCTACTTGTAAGCGCTGGAATGCTGCAGCCAGGTTTTACAAGGATATCTGCAGACAGATTGAGTTCTCATCTTTAGGCCCCAAGTGCACTGACTCTATGTTCTTGAGCATCATG GATGgttataagaaagaaaagataacaTCGGTCATCCTGGTTGGCTGCATCAATATTAGTGCTGGTGCCCTTGAAGACATTCTCCATTTGTTCCCTTGTATATCCTCTGTAGATATCAGGGGCTGCAGCCAGTTCagggaattgacaaagaaatTTCAAAATGTGAAATGGATAAAGAGCCGTCTTTCTCGTGACACTAAGAATTTCGAAGAGACTCATTCAAAGATGAGGAGCCTCAGACAGATAACTGAGAAAAATTTCCTAGTTCCTAAAGCTTTCAAGGGCTCTAGTAGTCATTTGGATGTTTCCAGTGAGCCTGGAGATTCTCTTGATCAAGATGGCTCTGTAAATAGGAGAGAGTCAGTTGGTCCATCTTTCCGACAAAGCTTTTATGGACGTAAAAAACTACGTGATGCCACAAAGTCATCATCACTCCTATCAAGGGATGCTCAAATAAGGTGGTTGCTTCGCAAGAAATCTGAAAATGGGTACAAGAGAACGGAAGAATTCCTTGCTCTGAGTCTTAGGGACATAATGAAGGAGAACACTTTTGATTTCTTTGTACCTAAG GTTGcagaaattgaaaataggatgaaGAATGGTTATTACGTTGGTCATGGCTTGAACTCTGTCAAGGAGGATATCAGTCGAATGTGTCGTGATGCAATAAA AGCCCGAAATCGAGGTGATGCTGGTGATATGAATCATATCATTATGTTATTCATCCGACTTGCCACAAGTTTGGATGAGAATTCTAAATCCCTTCATGAAAGAGAGGAAATAATGAAGACATTAAAGGATAATGCACCTGTAGGGTTTTGTTCAGCAGCCTCCAAGTATGGAAAGAAACTCAATAAAATGGTGAATGAAAGGAAGCTCATGCGTAATGGTGCATGCTATGTCAATGGGGATATAGGTTATGGAGAATGTGCATCTGACCGGGAAATAAGAAGACGCTTATCCAAGTTGAATAAGAGCGATTTAGATTCCGGAAGTGAGACTTCTGATGACCCTGATCAGTCTTCCGAAGATTCCAGTGGTGATGGCAACGGTTCTTCCTCGGATACAGAAAGTGACCTAGGCTTCCAGTCTGAAGGAGGAATTGGTGATTTAACTGTAGATAGATACTTAGGTGCAGATGAGGCTTTAGATTCTATGACTGATGACCGTGAATGGGGTGCTCGGATGAAAAAAGCAAGCCTTGTTCCTCCCGTTACTAGGAAGTATGAAGTCATTGATCGATATGTTATTGTGGCAGATGAGGATGAAGTGCAACGGAAGATGCGAGTTTCTCTACCTGAGGACTATCCTGAGAAGCTCAAGGCACAAAAGAATAGCACTGAGGAATCAGATATGGAAATCCCTGAAGTAAAAGACTACAAACCCAGAAAACGACTTGGGAATGAGGTCCTAGAACAGGAAGTCTACGGTATAGATCCTTATACTCATAATCTTATCCTAGACTCCATGCCAGACGATGTGGATTGGATGCTTCTAGATAAGCATATGTTTGTTGAAGATGTGCTTCTGCGAGTTCTGAATAAGCAAGTCAGGTCCTTCACTGGTACTGGAAACACCCCCATGAAGTATCCCTTGCAGCGTGTTGTTGAAGAGATCCTAAAGACTACTGCTCAGGAAGGTGGTGACAAACGCATTATGAGAGTGTGTCAATGTATCTTAAAGTCCATGGAAAATCGTCCTGAAGACAATTATGTTGCTTACAGAAAG GGGCTTGGAGTAGTTTGCAATAAAGATGAAGGTTTTAGCGATGatgattttgttgtggagtttcTGGGAGAG GTTTATCCTGCTTGGAAATGGTTTGAGAAGCAAGATGGCATTCGATCCCTgcaaaaaaacaataaagatCCAGCTCCAGAGTTCTATAACATATATCTAGAGAGGCCAAAG GGAGACTGTGATGGGTATGATTTAGTTGTTGTTGATGCCATGCACAAGGCAAATTATGCGAGCCGTATTTGTCACTCGTGTAGACCTAATTGTGAAGCGAA AGTTACTGCAGTAGATGGTCGGTACCAAATTGGAATTTATACTGTACGACCAATTAGTTATGGCGAGGAGATCACATTTGATTATAATTCTGTAACAGAG CCAAGTCTGCAGGGGAAGCTATTTGAATTTGACTGGTGA